From a region of the Oryza sativa Japonica Group chromosome 6, ASM3414082v1 genome:
- the LOC4340242 gene encoding protein FAR1-RELATED SEQUENCE 9 isoform X1 produces the protein MDSSRDSEEERPQRKDNGEETENGEDGGNALSLKDVANELLGCVVHSEEEAYKLYCDYGHRIGFSVRKGKQSYFIGTKNIRTKDYYCSKEGLKYDEPVTEANFNRPDTRTNCKAMIRFRVDEKGRWTVIRFVPTHNHQLAKPGERHMLRSAKSLAVGKSGVIDPQASTESHPINGFSHMIGSDIVEPPGYTIRDCYNHVSMQGITIIEAGDSQSLVNYFKRRTNEEGMFYWDVQVDQEGRMTNFFFRDAKSRNDFDCFGDAVIFDTTFRTNKYSLVCAPFVGVNHHWQNIVFGCAFLLDESSASYVWLFKSFLESMGGRSPKSIFTDQDDAITQAVELVFPNTQHCFSYWHILKNAQSHLGTVNTSQTFQNMFIKCMQGPNSETELEESWATMLNEYKLQENSWLSDLYRSRNKWCSAFNKDTFDGGINSSQWGEVSNNTFTGISDESTPLTRFALLLEKVFKGLRRNESEEDFRCSQTAPVRAIKHSTVLKQAAESYTHKIYKLFEAEFLDGCGATSCHESSCGGNLLRFEITMQGRGSKVWTVLLDTSTMEISCGCRKFERMGLLCSHALKAFSLQNVDTIPEKYISKRWTKDARRSMYKLSQDDSTQQECTEAELAYRNRATQYACSLIAKSQELDESRKIFWDTLETGEKALDVFFEIRSLRSQAAKDVSKRDKKKKKSSKGPSTKKAKPTPATSSAVPELLAQTNVHQFQSAQDAQGNTTIGRPLYYQAFSSAPIQPNQIYMHPNMHTMPLCAPQQDFSAYSAMRPNSNFGGAKNV, from the exons ATGGACAGTAGCCGAGATTCTGAAGAAGAAAGGCCTCAAAGGAAGGACAATGGCGAAGAAACTGAAAATGGGGAAGATGGTGGAAATGCTTTGAGCCTCAAGGATGTTGCCAATGAGCTTCTTGGTTGTGTTGTCCATAGTGAGGAAGAGGCATACAAACTGTATTGTGACTATGGACATAGAATTGGTTTTAGTGTCCGCAAGGGTAAACAGTCTTACTTCATTGGCACGAAGAATATTCGTACAAAAGATTACTACTGCTCAAAAGAAGGGCTTAAGTACGATGAGCCAGTTACAGAAGCAAATTTTAATCGACCAGACACAAGAACTAATTGCAAAGCAATGATCCGCTTTAGAGTTGATGAGAAAGGACGCTGGACAGTCATACGCTTTGTCCCAACGCATAATCACCAGTTGGCTAAACCTGGGGAAAGACACATGTTGAGATCTGCGAAGTCGCTTGCTGTTGGAAAATCAGGTGTCATAGATCCACAAGCATCTACGGAATCACATCCAATAAATGGTTTCTCTCATATGATAGGAAGTGATATTGTGGAGCCTCCTGGGTATACTATAAGGGATTGCTACAATCATGTGAGCATGCAGGGTATAACGATAATCGAGGCAGGAGACAGCCAAAGTCTTGTGAACTATTTCAAGCGTAGAACCAATGAGGAAGGTATGTTCTATTGGGATGTTCAAGTTGATCAAGAAGGTCGTATGaccaactttttcttcaggGATGCCAAAAGTAGAAATGATTTTGACTGCTTTGGAGATGCTGTTATATTTGACACAACCTTCCGCACAAATAAATACAGCCTGGTATGTGCTCCTTTTGTTGGAGTTAACCACCATTGGCAGAATATTGTTTTTGGATGTGCATTCTTGTTAGATGAGTCCTCAGCTTCCTATGTTTGGTTATTTAAATCATTCCTCGAGTCAATGGGTGGCCGGTCtccaaaatcaattttcactgATCAGGATGACGCTATTACGCAGGCAGTTGAGCTGGTTTTTCCTAACACGCAGCACTGTTTTTCCTATTGGCATATTCTGAAAAATGCACAGTCTCATTTAGGCACGGTAAATACCTCTCAAACATTTCAAAATATGTTTATTAAGTGCATGCAAGGACCTAACTCAGAAACGGAGCTTGAGGAATCATGGGCCACAATGTTAAATGAATATAAGTTACAGGAGAATAGCTGGCTTAGCGACCTTTATAGGTCCCGCAATAAATGGTGCTCAGCATTTAATAAAGATACTTTCGATGGTGGGATCAATTCATCTCAGTGGGGGGAGGTCTCAAACAATACATTTACTGGAATATCTGATGAATCTACCCCTCTTACACGATTTGCCCTTTTACTAGAAAAGGTTTTCAAGGGTCTACGTAGAAATGAATCTGAAGAGGATTTTCGCTGTAGCCAAACTGCTCCAGTTCGTGCAATTAAACACAGTACAGTTCTGAAGCAGGCCGCAGAATCCTACACGCATAAGATATACAAATTATTTGAGGCAGAATTTCTGGATGGGTGCGGAGCAACTTCATGCCATGAAAGTTCTTGTGGTGGGAACTTGTTGAGGTTTGAAATTACTATGCAGGGGAGGGGATCAAAAGTGTGGACCGTTCTTCTTGATACCTCCACGATGGAAATCTCTTGTGGTTGCAGAAAGTTTGAAAGGATGGGTCTTCTTTGTTCACATGCTCTGAAAGCCTTCAGCCTGCAAAATGTGGACACAATTCCTGAGAAGTACATTTCGAAACGATGGACAAAAGATGCCAGGAGAAGCATGTATAAGCTTAGTCAAGATGATTCAACACAACAGGAATGCACTGAGGCTGAACTTGCATATCGCAACCGGGCAACGCAGTATGCATGTAGCCTTATAGCGAAGAGCCAGGAACTGGATGAATCAAGAAAGATATTCTGGGACACCCTTGAAACAGGAGAAAAAGCACTTGATGTATTCTTTGAAATTAGAAGTTTGCGTAGTCAAGCTGCAAAAGATGTCAGTAAAAGggacaaaaagaagaaaaaatcatCTAAAGGACCAAGCACAA AAAAAGCAAAACCAACCCCAGCAACTTCCTCTGCTGTACCTGAACTTCTTGCCCAAACTAATGTGCACCAGTTTCAATCTGCACAAGATGCTCAGGGTAACACGACAATTGGTAGACCGTTGTACTATCAG GCTTTTTCATCTGCCCCAATTCAACCAAACCAGATCTACATGCATCCGAACATGCACACAATGCCTCTTTGTGCACCACAG CAGGATTTCTCGGCATATTCTGCAATGCGTCCCAATTCGAATTTTGGTGGTGCAAAGAATGTCTGA
- the LOC4340242 gene encoding protein FAR1-RELATED SEQUENCE 9 isoform X2: protein MDSSRDSEEERPQRKDNGEETENGEDGGNALSLKDVANELLGCVVHSEEEAYKLYCDYGHRIGFSVRKGKQSYFIGTKNIRTKDYYCSKEGLKYDEPVTEANFNRPDTRTNCKAMIRFRVDEKGRWTVIRFVPTHNHQLAKPGERHMLRSAKSLAVGKSGVIDPQASTESHPINGFSHMIGSDIVEPPGYTIRDCYNHVSMQGITIIEAGDSQSLVNYFKRRTNEEGMFYWDVQVDQEGRMTNFFFRDAKSRNDFDCFGDAVIFDTTFRTNKYSLVCAPFVGVNHHWQNIVFGCAFLLDESSASYVWLFKSFLESMGGRSPKSIFTDQDDAITQAVELVFPNTQHCFSYWHILKNAQSHLGTVNTSQTFQNMFIKCMQGPNSETELEESWATMLNEYKLQENSWLSDLYRSRNKWCSAFNKDTFDGGINSSQWGEVSNNTFTGISDESTPLTRFALLLEKVFKGLRRNESEEDFRCSQTAPVRAIKHSTVLKQAAESYTHKIYKLFEAEFLDGCGATSCHESSCGGNLLRFEITMQGRGSKVWTVLLDTSTMEISCGCRKFERMGLLCSHALKAFSLQNVDTIPEKYISKRWTKDARRSMYKLSQDDSTQQECTEAELAYRNRATQYACSLIAKSQELDESRKIFWDTLETGEKALDVFFEIRSLRSQAAKDVSKRDKKKKKSSKGPSTKKAKPTPATSSAVPELLAQTNVHQFQSAQDAQGNTTIGRPLYYQAFSSAPIQPNQIYMHPNMHTMPLCAPQDFSAYSAMRPNSNFGGAKNV from the exons ATGGACAGTAGCCGAGATTCTGAAGAAGAAAGGCCTCAAAGGAAGGACAATGGCGAAGAAACTGAAAATGGGGAAGATGGTGGAAATGCTTTGAGCCTCAAGGATGTTGCCAATGAGCTTCTTGGTTGTGTTGTCCATAGTGAGGAAGAGGCATACAAACTGTATTGTGACTATGGACATAGAATTGGTTTTAGTGTCCGCAAGGGTAAACAGTCTTACTTCATTGGCACGAAGAATATTCGTACAAAAGATTACTACTGCTCAAAAGAAGGGCTTAAGTACGATGAGCCAGTTACAGAAGCAAATTTTAATCGACCAGACACAAGAACTAATTGCAAAGCAATGATCCGCTTTAGAGTTGATGAGAAAGGACGCTGGACAGTCATACGCTTTGTCCCAACGCATAATCACCAGTTGGCTAAACCTGGGGAAAGACACATGTTGAGATCTGCGAAGTCGCTTGCTGTTGGAAAATCAGGTGTCATAGATCCACAAGCATCTACGGAATCACATCCAATAAATGGTTTCTCTCATATGATAGGAAGTGATATTGTGGAGCCTCCTGGGTATACTATAAGGGATTGCTACAATCATGTGAGCATGCAGGGTATAACGATAATCGAGGCAGGAGACAGCCAAAGTCTTGTGAACTATTTCAAGCGTAGAACCAATGAGGAAGGTATGTTCTATTGGGATGTTCAAGTTGATCAAGAAGGTCGTATGaccaactttttcttcaggGATGCCAAAAGTAGAAATGATTTTGACTGCTTTGGAGATGCTGTTATATTTGACACAACCTTCCGCACAAATAAATACAGCCTGGTATGTGCTCCTTTTGTTGGAGTTAACCACCATTGGCAGAATATTGTTTTTGGATGTGCATTCTTGTTAGATGAGTCCTCAGCTTCCTATGTTTGGTTATTTAAATCATTCCTCGAGTCAATGGGTGGCCGGTCtccaaaatcaattttcactgATCAGGATGACGCTATTACGCAGGCAGTTGAGCTGGTTTTTCCTAACACGCAGCACTGTTTTTCCTATTGGCATATTCTGAAAAATGCACAGTCTCATTTAGGCACGGTAAATACCTCTCAAACATTTCAAAATATGTTTATTAAGTGCATGCAAGGACCTAACTCAGAAACGGAGCTTGAGGAATCATGGGCCACAATGTTAAATGAATATAAGTTACAGGAGAATAGCTGGCTTAGCGACCTTTATAGGTCCCGCAATAAATGGTGCTCAGCATTTAATAAAGATACTTTCGATGGTGGGATCAATTCATCTCAGTGGGGGGAGGTCTCAAACAATACATTTACTGGAATATCTGATGAATCTACCCCTCTTACACGATTTGCCCTTTTACTAGAAAAGGTTTTCAAGGGTCTACGTAGAAATGAATCTGAAGAGGATTTTCGCTGTAGCCAAACTGCTCCAGTTCGTGCAATTAAACACAGTACAGTTCTGAAGCAGGCCGCAGAATCCTACACGCATAAGATATACAAATTATTTGAGGCAGAATTTCTGGATGGGTGCGGAGCAACTTCATGCCATGAAAGTTCTTGTGGTGGGAACTTGTTGAGGTTTGAAATTACTATGCAGGGGAGGGGATCAAAAGTGTGGACCGTTCTTCTTGATACCTCCACGATGGAAATCTCTTGTGGTTGCAGAAAGTTTGAAAGGATGGGTCTTCTTTGTTCACATGCTCTGAAAGCCTTCAGCCTGCAAAATGTGGACACAATTCCTGAGAAGTACATTTCGAAACGATGGACAAAAGATGCCAGGAGAAGCATGTATAAGCTTAGTCAAGATGATTCAACACAACAGGAATGCACTGAGGCTGAACTTGCATATCGCAACCGGGCAACGCAGTATGCATGTAGCCTTATAGCGAAGAGCCAGGAACTGGATGAATCAAGAAAGATATTCTGGGACACCCTTGAAACAGGAGAAAAAGCACTTGATGTATTCTTTGAAATTAGAAGTTTGCGTAGTCAAGCTGCAAAAGATGTCAGTAAAAGggacaaaaagaagaaaaaatcatCTAAAGGACCAAGCACAA AAAAAGCAAAACCAACCCCAGCAACTTCCTCTGCTGTACCTGAACTTCTTGCCCAAACTAATGTGCACCAGTTTCAATCTGCACAAGATGCTCAGGGTAACACGACAATTGGTAGACCGTTGTACTATCAG GCTTTTTCATCTGCCCCAATTCAACCAAACCAGATCTACATGCATCCGAACATGCACACAATGCCTCTTTGTGCACCACAG GATTTCTCGGCATATTCTGCAATGCGTCCCAATTCGAATTTTGGTGGTGCAAAGAATGTCTGA
- the LOC4340243 gene encoding uncharacterized protein, with translation MPPPLSFLHLAANPTPLHASPLRRARLRHRLSLRTDHPSRRAVASASASAGENPSTPGGPIADVEMVRGKDGVWTARPPTVVVLWDLDNKPPRGPPFPAATALRDAASLLGRVVSVSAFANRHAFSHVPAWVADERRERRAMDRAERAGAASPPVPYSCAVCGRRFPTRPDLTRHFRQLHQRERNKKLSRLRSLKGKKRQKFRERFISGNTKYDDAARELLTPKVGYGLAAELRRAGVHVRTVSDKPQAADHALKRQVKHSVACGVDWLVLVSDDSDFTDTVRKARAADLRTVVVGDGCRALGSVADIWLPWDRVENGEVDEDMLRNGTHMGFRDEEEDEQDDDEFIVDWDTSDLDGVVDDIVATRTKLFGATTMSAFADEEIMDGILGVGINGGDMLWSSDDEDEDGYF, from the coding sequence atgccgcctcccctctccttcctccacctcgccgccaacCCCACCCCCCTCCACGCCTCGCCGCTTCgccgcgcccgcctccgccaccgcctctcccTCCGCACGGACCACCCGTCCCGGCGCGccgtggcgtcggcgtcggcgtcggcgggcgaGAACCCGTCCACCCCGGGGGGTCCTATAGCCGACGTCGAGATGGTCCGTGGCAAGGACGGCGTgtggacggcgcggccgccgacgGTGGTGGTGCTGTGGGACCTCGACAACAAGCCCCCGCGCGGGCCGCCGTTcccggccgccaccgcgctcCGCGACGCGGCGTCCCTCCTCGGCCGCGTCGTGTCCGTCTCGGCCTTCGCCAACCGCCACGCCTTCTCCCACGTCCCCGCCTGGGTCGCCGACGAGCGCCGGGAGCGCCGCGCCATGGACCGCGCcgagcgcgccggcgccgcgtccCCGCCCGTCCCTTACTCCTGCGCCGTGTGCGGCCGCCGCTTCCCCACCCGCCCCGACCTCACCCGCCACTTCCGCCAGCTCCACCAGCGCGAGCGCAACAAGAAGCTCTCGCGCCTCCGCTCCCTCAAGGGCAAGAAGCGGCAGAAGTTCCGCGAGCGCTTCATCTCCGGGAACACCAAGTACGACGACGCCGCGCGGGAGCTCCTCACCCCCAAGGTCGGGTacggcctcgccgccgagctccgccgcgccggcgtccACGTCCGCACCGTCTCCGACAAGCCGCAGGCGGCCGATCACGCGCTCAAGCGCCAGGTGAAGCATTCCGTGGCCTGCGGCGTTGACTGGCTCGTGCTCGTCTCCGATGACTCCGATTTCACCGACACTGTGCGGAAAGCGCGCGCCGCCGACTTGAGAACGGTCGTGGTTGGCGATGGTTGCCGTGCTCTTGGAAGTGTGGCTGACATTTGGTTGCCATGGGACCGCGTCGAGAATGGGGAGGTTGATGAGGACATGCTGCGGAATGGGACACATATGGGATTCAGagatgaagaggaagatgaGCAAGATGATGATGAGTTCATAGTGGATTGGGATACGAGTGATTTGGATGGTGTTGTCGATGACATTGTCGCGACGAGGACCAAGTTGTTCGGTGCTACAACGATGTCTGCATTTGCTGATGAGGAAATTATGGATGGCATATTGGGTGTTGGGATAAATGGCGGTGACATGTTATGGAGtagcgacgacgaggatgaggaTGGTTATTTTTGA